The Capsicum annuum cultivar UCD-10X-F1 unplaced genomic scaffold, UCD10Xv1.1 ctg9939, whole genome shotgun sequence genome segment TGTGCCCACAAAGTTAATGCTTATCCACCTTTCAGCTTTCTCAACAACGgagaaatggaaagaaaattggTGCATTTCATGAATGTATAAATCTGAATTGCACAAATAGTAAAAGTCATTTCAACCAATTATCAACAATACTAGTAAGATGGAAAATAACAATAGAAATTTCTAGAAACTGAACATTGTTCATTGAAAATGCAATGAGAAATTCACCATCCAAAGCTTAAGAACTAGAACAACGTTTTAGAAACCAAAACACAGAAATTTCCATCAGATCTACATCAACCACCTAACAACTGATCTAATTCACAACTTCTACAATTTAACCACCAAATCCGTACAGAGTCCTTCCCTGCCTCTTAAGAGCATAAACAACATCCATAGCAGTAACGGTCTTCCTCCTGGCATGCTCAGTGTAGGTAACCGAATCACGAATCACGTTCTCCAAAAAGATCTTGAGCACACCACGAGTCTCCTCATAGATCAGACCGGAGATACGCTTCACACCACCCCTACGAGCAAGCCTACGGATGGCTGGCTTGGTAATTCCCTGGATGTTGTCTCTTAGAACCTTCCTGTGCCTCTTGGCTCCTCCCTTTCCCAATCCCTTGCCTCCCTTTCCGCGGCCAGACATTTTCACGAAGAGAAATTTGAAGAAGATACAGTTTCAAGggttttgaatttgaatgagaaaTGAAGTATACCGTGGTGGGTATTTAATATTTGGGGATTTGGGCGCCATGAATTTTCGCGGTTCGAAATGTGGCGGGGAGTAAATCGCAGCCGTTAAATATTCGGGGATTTACATGTTAATCGGACGGATAGAAATGTCGATCCATGTGAGAGGCGGAAACTGAATATGAGCCGTTGATTGAAGGAGCCGATCACCGACTACTACTAATTGTTACTCCCTCCCACCTTTTAGGACCCGTTTGGAcaaaacaattttttattttttaaaaaattatttcactttagtaaaAAGTTAAAATGTTTGGCCATGACACaaatttcaactttatttattgtTACGAATgatcttattcttttatttttacaaaaacatTCTATTAATTTCAACCAAATATCAGAGTTAAATGTCTATCACATTACCCACGTCTTCCTTTAATGTGGAACGCAATTAACGTCATATCTATCAATGAGTGAACATTGAATCCCTTAAAATCagtaataaatttaaattttaaaatttttgaaatacaaaatcaatgtAGTCGATCAAATAACATCAGATTTTATATTTTCGATCAATAATTTGCGATTTTTCTCAAGCtctatttttcaaaagaatttctCAAAAAGATGAACATTCCAATATTATTGAGGCATTTGATGTATTCCATCTCCTATAATAATATACATTgcaaattaatattaatttaatttctaACAAAAATTTTCAATACTGATAATACAGTTGAGCAATGGCTAACATTCTTCTATATACAAAAGTGTGACATGTATATAGATtgaaataatacaattaaacagGTCGAACAGAGTCCTATACAAAACTATGATATGTATATGTTGCGAGATGCGTCAACACACATGTGCAATTGCTTATGTATTCCATACACATAACATAGTTATGTATTGGTGATATGAAAATAAGAGCTCTCCTAATAGTTGAGGCTATATTCAACACCAAGAACTTTGCATTAAATTTCTATGTTATGTATATgggttaaaataaaataactcagcAATCTGTATGTCATACATATACGTAACTCTGTTACGTATATAAATTTGGAATGAAAAAGCCCAACAATGTCTAGGTCAAATATATACATAACTTTTTTATGCATATGGTTTAAAATAaaacaactcaacaatttgtataGCATACATAGACATACCTTTGTTATGTATACTTTTTGAAGTAAAACAACCCAGCAATGTCTATGTCAAAcatatatgttatgtatatgatgTGATATAAAAACTCTCAGCAATGTCAAATGTCATATGTATACATTCATGTGTTATGCATCAGATTATATTGTCTTTACCGTTTTAACCATCcatatacataactatgttatgtatattattgaaatAACAACTTATTCTGATACATGATAAGTATTTGACTCGATGTTGAAACTTTCCTTGTCTTTGAATCGGCGTTGAAATTTCGTCAATGCTCAAATCATCGAAGTATTTTCAAAACTCGCGGGATGAGAAAAAATTTTAGGGTTTGACTGGTGGTCGTCGCGGACCTCTCTCTGGCCACTCGACGCAGTTGTTGGGATCAATCTTGGATGGAGCATGTGTTAGCGGCGCGGTATTGACATAAGAAAGGGTGGGGGGTTAAGGTAATGGTC includes the following:
- the LOC124895726 gene encoding histone H4 encodes the protein MSGRGKGGKGLGKGGAKRHRKVLRDNIQGITKPAIRRLARRGGVKRISGLIYEETRGVLKIFLENVIRDSVTYTEHARRKTVTAMDVVYALKRQGRTLYGFGG